From the genome of Uranotaenia lowii strain MFRU-FL chromosome 1, ASM2978415v1, whole genome shotgun sequence, one region includes:
- the LOC129759640 gene encoding probable serine/threonine-protein kinase clkA: NNNNNNNNNNNNNNNNNNNNNNNNNNNNNNNNNNNNNNNNNNNNNNNNNNNNNNNNNNNNNNNNNNNNNNNNNNNNNNNNNNNNNNNNNNNNNNNNNNNNNNNNNNNNNNNNNNNNNNNNNNNNNNNNNNNNNNNNNNNNNNNNNNNNNNNNNNNNNNNNNNNNNNNNNNNNNNNNNNNNNNNNNNNNNNNNNNNNNNNNNNNNNNNNNNNNNNNNNNNNNNNNNNNNNNNNNNNNNNNNNNNNNNNNNNNNNNNNNNNNNNNNNNNNNNNNNNNNNNNVWFSNRRAKWRREEKLRSQKRLINQVGGSNGSQSGMPSSICSPSATKIYNSEYDNPYAAAAAVSQPTSDCYSSISNSVGLMSAGQPPRDNYQYLLSDSLHSLSMPYSFHHRLPCSSPSSVQPMDLNTHSAASAAAAAAAASAYSQSISMTDLSQMTPPSAAAAAVAAGLPPPPRHLPIITSSLASNAPSLSQPLPLTHHLHHQHHHHHHQHQHQHQQQQQQQPPPHSHQQSLHQPQLPAPPAAHQPLTPLELSTTAAAAAAAAHQQQPPSANEMEG, from the exons aataataataataataataataataataataataataataataataataataataataataataataataataataataataataataataataataataataataataataataataataataataataataataataataataataataataataataataataataataataataataataataataataataataataataataataataataataataataataataataataataataataataataataataataataataataataataataataataataataataataataataataataataataataataataataataataataataataataataataataataataataataataataataataataataataataataataataataataataataataataataataataataataataataataataataataataataataataataataataataataataataataataataataataataataataataataataataataataataataataataataataataataataataataataataataataataataataataataataataataataataataataataataataataataataataataataataataataataataataataataataataataataataataataataataataataataataataataataataataataataataataataataataataataataataataataataataataataataataataataataataataataataataataataataataataataataataataataataataataataat GTCTGGTTTTCGAATAGACGAGCAAAGTGGCGCCGTGAGGAAAAGCTACGATCCCAGAAGCGGCTGATCAACCAGGTGGGCGGCTCCAACGGGTCCCAGTCCGGGATGCCATCGTCCATTTGTTCACCATCGGCTACCAAGATCTACAACTCTGAGTACGACAATCCGTACGCGGCGGCGGCAGCCGTCTCGCAACCCACGTCCGATTGCTACAGCTCCATCTCCAACTCGGTCGGGCTCATGTCAGCCGGGCAGCCGCCCCGTGACAACTACCAGTATTTGCTATCGGATTCGCTGCACTCCCTGAGTATGCCTTACTCCTTTCATCACCGGCTACCGTGCAGTTCTCCGTCGAGCGTTCAACCGATGGATCTCAACACTCATTCGGCCGCTTCGGCAGCTGCTGCAGCTGCGGCGGCTTCCGCCTACAGCCAATCGATAAGCATGACTGACCTGTCCCAGATGACACCGCCGAGTGCGGCGGCGGCAGCCGTTGCAGCAGGACTGCCGCCACCACCACGACATCTCCCGATCATCACCAGCTCCCTAGCGTCCAACGCCCCA TCCTTAAGTCAGCCGCTGCCGTTGACCCACCATCTGCACCACCAGCACCATCACCATCACCACCAGCACCAACACCAAcaccagcaacagcagcagcagcaaccacCACCACATTCCCATCAGCAGTCCCTGCATCAACCGCAGCTACCGGCTCCTCCGGCGGCTCATCAGCCGCTGACGCCGCTGGAGCTGTCAACGACCGCGGCGGCTGCGGCGGCTGCAGCTCACCAGCAACAGCCGCCGTCGGCCAACGAAATGGAAGGGTGA